In one Columba livia isolate bColLiv1 breed racing homer chromosome 23, bColLiv1.pat.W.v2, whole genome shotgun sequence genomic region, the following are encoded:
- the NT5C3B gene encoding 7-methylguanosine phosphate-specific 5'-nucleotidase, translating to MVPELEKATVRIRQLERVMGIIRSIKAQGRNKLQVISDFDMTLSRFGCNGRRCPTSHNILDNSRVISEDGKKKLKDLLHYYYPIEIDPNRTLEEKRPLMVEWWTRAHELLSQQKIQKGDIAQIVRESDVMLRDGFHELFDQLHKYNIPLFIFSAGVGDILEEIIRQANVFYSNVNVVSNYMDFDDNGVLTHFKGPLIHTYNKNNSVLQGTEYFQQLSTRTSIILLGDSMGDLTMADGVPSVENILKIGFLNDKVEEQRGKYLDAYDIVLESDETLDVVNGILRYILTET from the exons ATG GTGCCCGAGCTGGAGAAAGCCACGGTGCGCATCCGGCAGCTGGAGCGCGTGATGGGGATAATCCGCTCCATCAAGGCGCAGGGGAGGAACAAGCTGCAG GTCATTTCAGACTTTGACATGACGCTGAGCAGGTTCGGGTGCAACGGCAGGCGCTGCCCCACTTCGCACA ATATCCTGGATAACAGTCGTGTTATCAGTGAGGATGGCAAGAAGAAG CTGAAAGATCTGCTGCACTATTACTATCCCATTGAAATCGATCCCAACCGGACGCTGGAGGAGAAGCGGCCCCTCATGGTGGAGTG GTGGACCAGGGCCCACGAGCTGCTGTCACAGCAGAAGATCCAGAAGGGTGACATCGCCCAGATCGTCAGAGAATCGGACGTGATGCTGAG GGATGGATTCCATGAATTATTTGATCAGCTGCATAAGTACAACATCCCCCTGTTTATCTTCTCTGCTGGTGTCGGTGACATCCTCGAAGAGATTATCCGCCAGGCCAATGTCTTCTATTCAAACGTCAACGTGGTGTCCAACTACATGGACTTTGATGATAAC GGAGTCCTCACACATTTCAAGGGACCTCTCATCCACACCTACAACAAGAACAACAGCGTTCTGCAGGGCACGGAGTatttccagcagctgagcaCTAGGACGAGCATCATCTTACTGGGGGACTCCATGGGTGACCTGACGATGGCAGACGGCGTTCCCAGTGTAGAGAACATCCTCAAGATCGGCTTTCTCAATGACAAG gtggaggagcagaggGGGAAATATCTGGATGCCTACGACATCGTCCTGGAGAGCGACGAGACGCTGGATGTGGTCAACGGGATTCTGCGGTACATCCTGACCGAGACGTGA
- the KLHL10 gene encoding kelch-like protein 10, translating to MGDHLAATGYSSSYMERKMSAMACTIFNELRLEGKLCDVIISVGGTEFNAHKNILCSCSHYFRALFTSSWNNADKILYKIPGTTPEMMRLIIEYAYTRIVPITVDNVESLLTAADQFNIMGIIRLCCEFLKSQLCLENCIGICRLTDYYHCPDLREAAYVFILHHFEDIYKVSTEFLDLSADELKHIIEKDELNVKQEDAVFEAILKWIGHEPEKRRKHTADLLSRVRLALMQADYFMNNVKGHDYVKDNEECKFLIINALTEMYNLNMHGPSFTNFSNPLTRPRLPYAVLFAIGGWSGGSPTNAIETYDTRADNWVNVTCEQESPLAYHGTAYLKGFVYVIGGFDSVDYFNSVKRFDPLQKTWQQVAPMHSRRCYVSVTVLNEYIYAMGGFDGYMRLNTAERYEPETNQWTLIAPMHEQRSDASATTLHEKVYICGGFNGNECLITAEVYDAMKNQWTFIAPMRSRRSGVGVIAYGNEVYAVGGFDGVNRLKSVEAYNPVANTWRVVPNMFNPRSNFGIEVVDDLLFVVGGFNGFTTTFNVECYDENSNEWYDVHDMGIYRSALSCCVVPGLSNVGDYVARRDTYVDEASKEVRFTSSTSSLPA from the exons ATGGGCGATCACTTGGCTGCCACCGGCTATTCATCCTCATACATGGAGCGGAAGATGAGTGCCATGGCTTGCACCATCTTCAACGAGCTTCGCCTGGAAGGGAAGCTCTGTGATGTGATCATCAGCGTGGGTGGCACCGAATTCAACGCTCACAAGAACATCCTCTGTAGCTGCAGTCACTATTTCAG ggctTTGTTCACCAGCAGCTGGAACAATGCAGATAAAATACTATATAAAATCCCTGGAACTACACCTGAAATGATGAGGCTCATTATCGAGTACGCCTACACCAGGATCGTACCGATCACGGTCGACAACGTGGAGAGTTTGTTAACTGCAGCAGACCAGTTCAACATCATGGGCATCATCAGACTGTGCTGCGAGTTCTTAAAATCCCAGCTATGCTTGGAAAACTGCATCGGCATCTGTAGACTCACAGATTATTACCACTGTCCCGACCTACGAGAAGCAGCCTATGTATTCATCCTCCACCACTTCGAGGACATCTACAAGGTGTCCACCGAGTTCCTAGACCTCTCCGCCGACGAACTGAAGCACATCATCGAGAAGGACGAGCTCAACGTGAAACAAGAAGACGCCGTGTTCGAGGCCATTCTGAAATGGATCGGTCACGAGccggagaagaggaggaagcacACTGCAGACCTGCTGAGCAGG GTTCGCCTGGCACTGATGCAAGCAGATTACTTCATGAACAACGTCAAAGGACACGATTACGTGAAGGACAACGAGGAGTGCAAGTTTCTCATCATCAACGCGCTGACAGAAATGTACAACCTCAACATGCACGGCCCATCTTTCACCAACTTCAGCAACCCGCTCACCCGGCCTCGCCTGCCTTACGCCGTCTTGTTCGCCATCGGAGGCTGGAGCGGGGGGAGCCCAACCAACGCCATCGAGACGTACGACACCCGCGCAGACAACTGGGTGAACGTCACGTGCGAGCAAGAAAGCCCCCTCGCCTACCACGGCACGGCTTACCTGAAAGGCTTTGTCTACGTTATCGGGGGGTTCGACAGTGTGGATTATTTCAACAGCGTCAAGCGGTTTGACCCGCTGCAGAAAACGTGGCAGCAGGTCGCGCCCATGCACTCGCGGCGCTGCTACGTCAGCGTCACCGTCCTCAACGAATACATCTACGCCATGGGAGGGTTCGACGGGTACATGCGCCTCAACACGGCAGAACGGTACGAGCCGGAGACGAACCAGTGGACGCTCATCGCCCCCATGCACGAGCAGAGAAGCGACGCCAGCGCGACCACGCTGCACGAGAAG GTGTATATATGCGGTGGGTTCAACGGCAACGAATGCCTGATCACAGCTGAGGTGTACGATGCCATGAAAAATCAATGGACCTTCATAGCGCCCATGCGAAGCAGAAGAAGCGGAGTAGGTGTGATCGCGTATGGGAACGAAGTGTATGCG GTGGGAGGATTCGACGGAGTCAACCGGCTCAAGAGCGTGGAAGCTTACAACCCCGTGGCCAACACGTGGCGCGTGGTCCCCAACATGTTCAATCCCCGCAGCAACTTTGGCATCGAGGTGGTGGACGATCTCCTGTTTGTGGTTGGCGGCTTTAACGGTTTTACCACTACTTTCAACGTGGAGTGTTACGATGAAAACAGTAACGAGTGGTACGACGTTCACGACATGGGCATTTACCGCAGCGCCCTGAGCTGCTGCGTCGTGCCGGGTCTGTCGAACGTCGGGGATTATGTTGCCAGACGAGACACTTACGTGGATGAAGCTTCAAAGGAAGTGAGGTTCACTTCTTCAACAAGTAGCCTGCCCGCATAA